The genomic region ATCTTTCGTTgaagcacacagactctctagttatggttcacaggcttagctgctctgtggcatgtggggtcttagttccctgaccaggaatggaaacctgtgtgccctgaattgcaaggcagattcttaaccactggaccaccaggaaagttcccaacacacataatttttaaaaacaaattcagatCATAATTTACATGGACTTTGAATCATGCTACATGTGAGTTTTGTGTTCTGCTTTAAAATACCTGGGGAGCCTTTTCCTGTTTTAAGAAATGTCCTTTGAACTCATGGATTTTCAATATTAGCCTAATATTCTGCCTTCATCATATCTGGCTACACTTTAATCCTTCCCCTGTTgacatttgctttatttccagTTTGCACTGTTATGATTCTGCTGAACATCTGTGGTGCATTAACCTTTGCCCATTAACCTTTGTCCTCATTTCCCTTAGGCTCTATTCCTAAGAGTGAAATGACCATATCCACGAGTGTGAATATTGTTCAGGCTTTCAAGCAAGATGCTGAACTTTCGCAAAGATGGTGCCAATTCCTCTCCTCAGATAATCCTTCTGATTATTGTCCTGATCTCTGCTTGTCGCTGCAGCCCTGCCACCCAGACCCCCAGGGGTAGACTGAGCTCTGGGACCTCTCCTGCCACTCGCTAACCACCACATCCCATTTACTTCCCCACGAGTAGGATTTCAGTTTCCCAAACCTGAGGTGATCTGTCAGCTGGAACAGTGGGAAGAGCCATGGATCCTGGATCTGCCGAGAGCGGGGACTAGGAAGGCTTCCGGTAGTGCCTGCCCAGGTGGGTGAGGAGCAGACCTGGCCCCTGGGGGTCACGCAGAGTTGGGGACACCATCCAGGAGGCCCGCCTGCACCTGGATACCAAACCCGGAGTCTGGGTTGTGTTCTCCTGCTCATCCATCCCTACTGCCCACTGCTGGTGGTGGCTATGATCATTGCCCCTGTTCCCCGGAGATAATCCCCAGCTGGGACTGGATTTCAAGTCTGCAAAGCTCATCCTCTTTATCCTGCAATAACGCTCATCCTATTTCTACTGGAGGCAGGCTGGTGCTTTCTGACAGCTCTTGGGCCATTCTAGAGACTCCTTTTTTCTACCTTCATCACTTACCCTTTTTCTGTACCTTCTCTTGTTCCCTTGCTCTCATTCTGTTTTCCACATCCCCTTGgtgtttcttttcctgccttttcctACTTACTGTGTCCTGATGGCTGCTTCTTTCTACCCTTTACCACATCCCCCCGCTCCTTGGATTCTCAGCCTCAGCTCTGTTGATGTTTTGGGCTGTTCGATCCTGGGCCTCACAGGATGTCAAGCAGCATCATTGGCCTCCACCTGCTCCATTCCGGCAGCACCGCCCCTGGTGGAGAATCATTGCTCTGTCCCATTGGCTTCTGTGCTGTTTCTCaggttccttttcttttctctctgacaCACTGCCTCCATTTTAAAGCAGTCGTTTCTCCCAGAATTGTGAAAAACATGCTTCTCTAGAAAGTACAAGATGCTCCCTCTCTCCTACAGCTATGTGACCCTGCTGGGTACCAACAGGAAGCTGTTTTCCCCACTAGTGGAGAAGGGTGTGTTCAGTTCTCACGTTCTCTGACACACACTCGTGTGCATGTGTTAGTTGGTTAGTTCATGATGTCAAGAGCTCTTTCTGATATGAAAGCTGAGGGACCTATGAAAATCAGAGTACTGGCTCTTTAATATGGTGATGGAACCAGGTGAGCACCTCTTAGCCTCGTTTGAGTCTCTCATATCACAAACAgttgcttctttccttttcttctgtggtAGTCGGGTAATTTGCACATTCTTTTGATTTGGCTAGATTTGGAAACCAGATTCCATTTGAAAGAGCTCGCTCCAAAGGAGAACACTTCTGAAGATTTAATGTTATGGAAGATGTCCGCAGTAAAGCAGAAAACAGCCAAGGAGCCTTCAGAAGAGTTATGTGAATATAATGAATTTGTGGACATTTACGGATTTTCACTCCCTGCTACTGGTGATGAGTGCTGTAAGGACTTCCTTCAAAGCCTTAACCTTATTCACAGTTGGAGAGCTCAGACAAGGACACAGCAGGGCAAATATGATGAGTACGGAAAACCCTACCATCAGAGATCACGGCTTTTGAGGCATAAGAGAACTCTGACAAACACAAAATCTTATGAATGCCACGAATGTGGAAGAGCCTTCCGGCGGCAGGCAAATTTTGTTCGACATCAAAGACTTCACAGTTCAGAGAATCCCTTTGAGTGTGACATATGTGGGCAGGCCTTCAAACAGAAGTCCATTCTGATCGACCACAAACAGTGTCACTCACAAAAAAAGCCATATAAATGTCACGACTGTGGAAAATGTTTCCGTCAGATGGCATATCTTGTCGAACATAAGAGGATCCATACCAAAGAAAAACCCTATAAGTGCAGCAGATGTGAAAGAACGTTTAGTCAGAATTCAACGCTTATTCGACATCAGTTAATCCACAGTGGAGAGAAACCCCACAAGTGCACTATATGTGGAAAAGCCTTTGGCCGGCACTCAACCCTTATGAGCCATCAACAGATTCACAGTAAACAGAATGCTCACAAATGCAGTGAATGTGGAGAATCCTTTGGTCGGAATGTCGATCTCATTCAGCATCAAAGGATCCACACGAAGGAGGAATTCTTTGAGTGTAGAGAGTGTGGGAAAACCTTTAGCTTTAAGGCAAATCTTCATCGACATGAGGTCattcatactggagagagacCCTACAGATGTGACAAATGTGGAAAGTCTTTCAGTTGGCGCACAAGCTTTATTAAGCATCAGGGTACCCACAGAGAGCGGGTATCTGCATGATATTAACTGGAAAAGCTACCAATTTAAAGCCCAGAACTTAACCACTATGGCAAGTATGTATAACCTGATTGtttcatgaaaattaataaacaagaaCTGGTTTTTCTATGGGGACCCTCTCTTCATAGCCAACCTTCTGGCTGCAGTAATTAATAGAGGACTTCTTGGTGGTCCaagggttaagactccatgctttcactgcaggaggtacaggtttgatccctggtcccccTGGCCAGGAAAGTTCCACATACCACGTggtgcttcctaggtggctcagaagtaaataatccaccagccaatgcaggaaacgcaggtttgatccctgggtggggaagatcccctggagaaggaaatggaaacccactccaatattcttgcctgggaaattcttgctatagttcatagggtcgcaaacagttagacatgatttagtgactgaacaacaaaggtatctatttatacatttatacttatataaattTCTAAGGcctgtttgtgtatatatatacacacacacacacatatatatatacatatgtccacaatccctttttttttttaattgttttgttaTGATCCATTTGGTTACCAAACCTGAGATGACCTGAATTTATTTGCTGGTGAAATAAAGACTGTGTACCCCCATTAGTGTACACATTCACACATTTTGTTCCAATGTGTTCAGTTATGAAGtgctggcttccctggcagttcatctggtaaagaattcacctg from Odocoileus virginianus isolate 20LAN1187 ecotype Illinois chromosome 33, Ovbor_1.2, whole genome shotgun sequence harbors:
- the ZNF789 gene encoding zinc finger protein 789 isoform X2, which translates into the protein MARIQPHLRDQAMEAMFLPVPWKGLLSFEDVALYFTREEWDTLDWAQKALYRDVMLDNYRHIISLDLETRFHLKELAPKENTSEDLMLWKMSAVKQKTAKEPSEELCEYNEFVDIYGFSLPATGDECCKDFLQSLNLIHSWRAQTRTQQGKYDEYGKPYHQRSRLLRHKRTLTNTKSYECHECGRAFRRQANFVRHQRLHSSENPFECDICGQAFKQKSILIDHKQCHSQKKPYKCHDCGKCFRQMAYLVEHKRIHTKEKPYKCSRCERTFSQNSTLIRHQLIHSGEKPHKCTICGKAFGRHSTLMSHQQIHSKQNAHKCSECGESFGRNVDLIQHQRIHTKEEFFECRECGKTFSFKANLHRHEVIHTGERPYRCDKCGKSFSWRTSFIKHQGTHRERVSA
- the ZNF789 gene encoding zinc finger protein 789 isoform X1 — protein: MARIQPHLRDQAMEAMFLPVPWKGLLSFEDVALYFTREEWDTLDWAQKALYRDVMLDNYRHIISLGFQFPKPEVICQLEQWEEPWILDLPRAGTRKASGSACPDLETRFHLKELAPKENTSEDLMLWKMSAVKQKTAKEPSEELCEYNEFVDIYGFSLPATGDECCKDFLQSLNLIHSWRAQTRTQQGKYDEYGKPYHQRSRLLRHKRTLTNTKSYECHECGRAFRRQANFVRHQRLHSSENPFECDICGQAFKQKSILIDHKQCHSQKKPYKCHDCGKCFRQMAYLVEHKRIHTKEKPYKCSRCERTFSQNSTLIRHQLIHSGEKPHKCTICGKAFGRHSTLMSHQQIHSKQNAHKCSECGESFGRNVDLIQHQRIHTKEEFFECRECGKTFSFKANLHRHEVIHTGERPYRCDKCGKSFSWRTSFIKHQGTHRERVSA